One Ardenticatenales bacterium genomic region harbors:
- the rho gene encoding transcription termination factor Rho, giving the protein MDIVQLEAKKVGELRNIARELTVNGFSTMKKQRLVYEILRAQAKAQGLDFRGGVLEIIEDDKQPIGFLRTNPNYTAGPDDIYVSNSQIRRLGLRTGDMVIGQVRIPKENEKYHSLLRVESVNASNPEEAKRRPHYEDLTPIFPLEKLKLETLPNVLSTRMLDLVAPIGRGQRGLIVSPPKAGKTTVLKEIANGISENYTDIYLLVALIGERPEEVTDMERSVEGEVVSSTFDEPVKSHCRVAEMALERARRLVESGKDVVILLDSITRLARAYNLTVPPSGRTLSGGLDPTALYPPKRFFGAARNLEEGGSLTIIGTCLVDTGSRMDDVIYEEFKGTGNMELVLSRRLQERRIFPAYDIERSSTRREELLLSGDELQRVYTMRRMLAHLMDTPGYDISSATGAVLQRMRETRNNYEFLENLTKDMM; this is encoded by the coding sequence ATGGACATTGTGCAACTTGAGGCCAAGAAAGTTGGCGAACTACGTAACATCGCCCGCGAACTGACCGTTAACGGCTTCAGTACGATGAAAAAACAGCGCCTCGTCTACGAGATATTGCGCGCACAGGCTAAAGCACAGGGGCTTGATTTCCGCGGCGGCGTGTTGGAAATCATCGAAGATGACAAACAACCCATTGGCTTCCTGCGCACCAACCCCAATTACACCGCCGGCCCTGACGACATCTACGTTTCCAATTCCCAGATTCGTCGCCTCGGCCTGCGTACTGGCGACATGGTGATCGGCCAGGTACGGATTCCCAAAGAGAACGAAAAGTACCACAGCCTCTTGCGCGTCGAGTCCGTAAACGCCAGTAACCCGGAAGAAGCCAAACGCCGTCCCCACTACGAGGACCTCACCCCCATCTTCCCTCTGGAAAAATTGAAGCTGGAAACCCTGCCGAACGTTCTTTCCACCCGGATGCTCGATCTTGTCGCACCCATCGGTCGAGGACAGCGCGGTCTCATCGTTTCTCCGCCCAAAGCAGGCAAGACGACCGTACTCAAAGAAATCGCCAACGGCATTTCCGAGAACTACACCGACATCTATCTCCTCGTCGCCCTTATCGGTGAGCGTCCCGAGGAAGTGACCGACATGGAGCGTTCCGTCGAAGGCGAAGTAGTCAGCTCAACCTTCGATGAACCCGTGAAGAGCCACTGCCGCGTTGCTGAGATGGCTCTGGAGCGCGCCCGCCGCCTGGTGGAATCCGGCAAAGATGTGGTCATACTGCTGGACTCTATCACCCGCCTCGCCCGTGCCTATAACCTCACAGTGCCTCCCAGCGGGCGCACGCTCTCCGGCGGTCTGGACCCCACGGCCCTCTACCCGCCCAAGCGCTTCTTTGGCGCTGCCCGCAACCTGGAAGAAGGTGGCAGCCTCACCATCATCGGCACCTGCCTGGTGGACACCGGTAGCCGCATGGACGACGTGATCTACGAGGAATTCAAGGGCACGGGCAACATGGAACTGGTCCTGAGCCGCCGCCTGCAAGAGCGTCGCATCTTCCCCGCCTACGATATTGAACGTTCCAGCACCCGCCGCGAGGAACTGTTGCTCTCGGGGGATGAGTTGCAGCGCGTCTACACGATGCGGCGTATGTTGGCGCACCTTATGGACACGCCTGGCTACGACATCAGCAGCGCCACAGGGGCCGTGTTGCAACGGATGCGCGAAACTCGCAACAATTACGAGTTCCTGGAAAACCTGACCAAAGATATGATGTAA
- a CDS encoding peptidoglycan DD-metalloendopeptidase family protein, with translation MNKGTNGFWQRYGGHLVLFVVALLVFVWARTSAAKTLFDFGWNSEPAAEQVSEQSVPDTALPSATITPLDDDMVVDMDQLPIMNNTGLSPELNPITFAGKKPTVTYETYTVKQYDTPNGIAQKFGINAETLLGGNPQLSQEASLLQVGMELKILPIDGVLHDVQAGDTVETVAAKYSVSVDDIINYAPNNLEFPYRLYPDTQIMVPGAVREVFVWNPPTISTSTSSSSGNGFGIKPLVVGTGTFVWPVNGRRITQYYWYGHRGIDVALAQGSPVFASDTGTVVWADWNIHCYGNLIVVDHGNGFVTFYAHLSAINVYPGQIVTQGQVMGAVGTTGCSSGPHLHFEIRLNGVQQDPFWAGYLSN, from the coding sequence ATGAATAAAGGTACAAACGGTTTCTGGCAGCGTTATGGCGGGCACCTGGTGCTGTTCGTAGTGGCTCTGCTTGTATTTGTGTGGGCGCGAACCAGCGCGGCCAAAACACTGTTTGATTTTGGCTGGAATAGTGAGCCGGCAGCGGAGCAGGTATCGGAGCAAAGCGTGCCGGATACCGCGCTGCCGTCCGCCACAATCACGCCGCTGGACGATGACATGGTCGTGGACATGGACCAACTGCCCATTATGAACAATACGGGTCTCTCGCCCGAACTCAATCCGATTACTTTTGCCGGCAAAAAACCCACCGTTACCTACGAAACATACACCGTTAAGCAGTACGACACGCCAAATGGCATTGCCCAGAAGTTTGGCATCAACGCGGAAACCTTATTGGGTGGCAACCCCCAACTAAGTCAGGAAGCCAGCCTGCTCCAGGTAGGCATGGAACTAAAAATCCTGCCAATCGACGGCGTTCTTCATGATGTGCAGGCAGGTGATACGGTCGAAACCGTGGCCGCCAAGTACAGCGTCTCCGTGGACGACATTATTAACTATGCGCCCAACAACCTGGAATTCCCCTACCGCCTTTACCCCGATACGCAAATCATGGTTCCCGGCGCGGTGCGTGAGGTGTTTGTCTGGAATCCACCCACCATTTCTACTTCGACATCTTCCAGCAGCGGAAACGGCTTTGGTATTAAGCCCCTGGTTGTCGGCACAGGCACATTTGTCTGGCCGGTAAATGGGCGGCGCATCACCCAGTACTACTGGTACGGGCATCGCGGCATTGATGTTGCCCTGGCGCAAGGCTCGCCCGTTTTTGCGTCCGATACGGGTACGGTGGTTTGGGCAGATTGGAACATTCACTGCTATGGCAACCTGATCGTCGTTGATCACGGCAATGGCTTTGTCACGTTCTATGCTCACCTTAGCGCTATCAACGTCTATCCCGGACAGATTGTGACCCAGGGGCAGGTGATGGGCGCGGTGGGCACGACGGGTTGCTCCTCCGGTCCCCATTTGCACTTTGAGATTCGTCTGAACGGCGTGCAGCAAGACCCGTTTTGGGCCGGCTATCTCTCGAATTAG
- a CDS encoding xanthine dehydrogenase family protein subunit M, which translates to MYPPKFDYHRAHSVAEAITLLSQNEDAKLLAGGHSLLPTMKLRLAQPTALIDIGRLPGIKGIRHEGNRILIGALTTHAMVAAAEGLPAVLTEAAGGIGDPQVRNRGTVGGNVAHADPASDLPTVFTALHARFHIAGAQGQRVVEADDFFVDLFATDLADGEVLTAVEIGAEHAGTGSGYAKLFNPASRYAMVGAAAVVMVENGTCTAASVAVGGLTPCATRAASVEAALVGQPLNAETIAAAAQAVQNDLNLEELLGDIHASAAYRYEMAPVFVKRALTKAAERAG; encoded by the coding sequence ATGTATCCACCCAAGTTTGACTATCACCGCGCCCATTCCGTAGCGGAAGCAATTACGCTGTTGAGCCAAAACGAGGACGCCAAACTGCTGGCGGGCGGTCACAGCCTACTGCCGACTATGAAGCTGCGTCTGGCGCAACCCACGGCCCTGATTGACATCGGGCGTCTGCCGGGGATCAAAGGTATTCGCCACGAAGGCAACCGTATTCTGATTGGCGCGCTCACCACGCACGCCATGGTGGCGGCCGCGGAAGGGCTGCCTGCCGTCCTCACGGAGGCTGCCGGTGGAATTGGCGATCCGCAGGTGCGCAATCGCGGCACGGTCGGCGGCAATGTGGCCCACGCCGATCCCGCGTCCGACCTGCCCACGGTGTTTACGGCGTTACACGCCCGCTTCCACATCGCCGGCGCGCAAGGGCAGCGGGTGGTGGAGGCGGATGATTTCTTCGTGGACTTGTTCGCAACGGACCTGGCGGACGGAGAGGTGTTGACGGCGGTGGAGATAGGCGCGGAACATGCCGGCACGGGTTCTGGCTATGCGAAGCTGTTTAATCCCGCCTCCCGCTACGCCATGGTCGGGGCCGCCGCCGTGGTCATGGTGGAAAATGGCACATGCACCGCGGCCAGCGTCGCCGTCGGCGGGCTTACGCCTTGCGCCACCCGCGCTGCGTCCGTGGAAGCCGCCCTCGTCGGCCAGCCGTTGAACGCGGAAACCATTGCCGCCGCCGCTCAGGCCGTACAAAATGATCTGAATCTGGAAGAGTTGCTGGGCGATATCCACGCCAGCGCTGCTTATCGCTATGAGATGGCTCCCGTGTTCGTGAAGCGCGCCTTGACAAAGGCCGCGGAACGAGCGGGATAA
- a CDS encoding xanthine dehydrogenase family protein molybdopterin-binding subunit, whose product MGNYIGKSMKRVEDPRFIQGQGKYVANLNLPNAAYLAIKRSPYGHARILSINTAAAKALPGVIAVYVGQDLLDGGVGAMPCGWNVPDIKVPTRYPLTVDKVRHVGDGVVAVVAEDVYTAHDALDLIEVEYEPLDAVVDARGTTLDGAPLVHDDLPNNISYTWALGNKEETEQALAESDHVIELDLVNQRLIPNAMEPRACAAQWNAAMEEMTVWTTSQNPHPIRLLLSAFTLGIPENKLRVISPDVGGGFGSKIFHYPEEIITPWVARAINRPVKWVSTRTEAMMTDSQGRDHVTNCRMGVMNDGTLTGVYVRTWSNQGAYISTFAPLIPTALYITLLSGLYKLRGVYGEMWGTMTNTVPVDAYRGAGRPEASYLIERLVDLCADAVGMDPLAIRRKNFIPTEAFPYQTPVAFLYDSGDYHRLFDKVVGMADYDNLRAEQAAARAAGRVVGVGIAGCIEASGPAPSAVAGSLGSAVGFWESGKVRIHPTGKVSVFTGSHTHGQGHETTFAQIVADELGVNVADVEIVHGDTASVPFGMGTYGSRSASVGGSALVRSAEKLRAKMKKIAAHQLEAAEEDIVYDRADGKLYVQGSPDKALAVGEVSFAAYTAHNLPAGLEPGLEETSFYDPANFTFPNSAHIAMVEIDKETGEVKVLRYYAVDDVGKVINPLIVRGQIVGGIVQGVGQALWEHGYYNESGQLLSGSLLDYTMPRADGFPTIEVDRVETPSPHNPLGVKGAGEMGTIAGTAVIANAVMDALKPYGTRHLEMPYTAEKVYRAMHASNGGGD is encoded by the coding sequence ATGGGCAACTATATCGGTAAAAGCATGAAGCGCGTCGAAGACCCACGCTTCATCCAGGGTCAAGGCAAATACGTCGCCAACTTAAATCTTCCTAATGCCGCCTACCTGGCTATCAAGCGCAGCCCGTATGGACACGCCCGTATCCTGAGCATCAACACAGCCGCGGCCAAAGCGCTGCCCGGCGTGATTGCCGTTTATGTCGGGCAAGACCTGCTGGACGGCGGCGTCGGGGCCATGCCCTGCGGTTGGAACGTCCCCGACATCAAGGTTCCTACGCGCTACCCACTCACGGTTGACAAGGTACGACACGTGGGAGACGGCGTGGTCGCTGTGGTGGCGGAAGACGTTTACACCGCCCATGACGCCCTGGACCTGATTGAAGTGGAATATGAACCGCTGGATGCCGTCGTGGACGCGCGCGGAACCACGTTGGATGGTGCGCCGCTGGTCCACGACGACCTGCCGAACAACATCAGCTACACCTGGGCCTTAGGCAACAAAGAAGAAACGGAACAGGCCCTGGCGGAATCAGACCATGTGATCGAACTGGACCTGGTCAACCAGCGCCTCATCCCCAACGCCATGGAACCTCGCGCCTGCGCCGCGCAGTGGAACGCGGCCATGGAGGAGATGACGGTCTGGACGACCAGCCAGAACCCGCATCCCATCCGCCTGCTCCTCAGCGCCTTCACCCTGGGCATCCCGGAAAACAAGCTGCGCGTCATCTCCCCGGACGTGGGCGGCGGATTTGGCAGCAAAATCTTCCATTATCCCGAAGAAATCATCACGCCGTGGGTGGCGCGGGCCATTAACCGCCCGGTGAAATGGGTGAGTACGCGCACCGAAGCCATGATGACCGACTCGCAAGGGCGCGATCACGTCACCAACTGCCGCATGGGCGTGATGAACGATGGCACACTCACCGGCGTCTACGTAAGAACGTGGTCCAATCAAGGCGCATACATCTCCACCTTTGCCCCGCTGATCCCCACGGCGCTGTACATTACGCTGCTCTCCGGTCTGTACAAGCTGCGCGGCGTCTATGGCGAAATGTGGGGCACCATGACGAATACTGTTCCCGTGGACGCCTACCGCGGCGCCGGTCGCCCGGAAGCCAGCTACCTCATTGAGCGTCTGGTGGACCTGTGCGCGGATGCGGTGGGCATGGATCCGCTGGCGATTCGGCGCAAAAACTTCATCCCCACGGAAGCGTTCCCGTACCAGACGCCCGTGGCCTTCCTCTACGACAGCGGCGATTACCACCGCCTGTTCGACAAAGTGGTGGGCATGGCGGACTACGATAATCTGCGCGCGGAGCAGGCAGCGGCGCGCGCGGCAGGGCGCGTCGTCGGCGTGGGCATTGCCGGCTGCATTGAGGCCAGCGGTCCCGCGCCGTCGGCGGTCGCCGGTTCGCTGGGGTCCGCCGTGGGCTTCTGGGAAAGCGGCAAGGTACGCATCCATCCCACGGGCAAAGTCTCCGTCTTCACCGGTTCACACACGCATGGACAGGGGCATGAAACGACCTTCGCGCAGATCGTGGCGGACGAGTTGGGCGTGAATGTGGCCGACGTGGAAATCGTCCACGGAGACACGGCCAGCGTGCCGTTTGGCATGGGCACGTATGGCAGCCGCAGCGCGTCCGTCGGCGGCAGCGCGCTGGTGCGTAGCGCAGAGAAGCTGCGGGCGAAGATGAAGAAGATCGCCGCGCATCAGTTGGAGGCGGCGGAGGAGGATATTGTCTACGACCGGGCGGACGGGAAGTTGTACGTACAAGGCTCCCCGGACAAGGCGCTGGCAGTGGGCGAGGTTTCTTTTGCGGCGTATACGGCTCACAATTTGCCGGCAGGACTGGAACCGGGCCTGGAGGAAACATCCTTCTACGATCCGGCCAACTTCACCTTCCCCAACAGCGCGCACATCGCCATGGTGGAGATTGACAAGGAAACGGGCGAGGTGAAGGTGCTGCGCTACTATGCCGTGGACGACGTGGGCAAGGTGATTAACCCGCTCATTGTGCGCGGGCAAATCGTGGGCGGCATTGTGCAGGGCGTGGGACAGGCGTTGTGGGAACATGGTTATTACAATGAATCGGGCCAGCTTCTCAGCGGCTCGCTGCTGGACTACACCATGCCGCGCGCCGATGGCTTCCCCACGATTGAGGTAGATCGGGTGGAGACGCCCTCGCCCCACAATCCGCTGGGCGTGAAAGGCGCGGGTGAGATGGGCACGATTGCCGGCACTGCCGTGATCGCCAACGCCGTGATGGATGCGCTCAAGCCCTACGGCACTCGCCACCTGGAAATGCCTTATACTGCCGAAAAAGTATATCGTGCCATGCACGCCAGTAATGGAGGAGGTGACTGA
- a CDS encoding (2Fe-2S)-binding protein — MNISVTVNGKTYTRDVEPRLLLVDFLRDHLSFTGTNIGCDTSQCGACTVHMDGMAVKACTVLAVQADGANITTIEGLAQDGQLHPMQQAFWDNHGLQCGYCTPGMIMAAVKLVENNPNLTEADIRHGLEGNICRCTGYENIVKAIQSAAGIMAGGD, encoded by the coding sequence ATGAACATATCCGTAACCGTCAATGGGAAAACCTACACACGGGACGTGGAGCCGCGCTTACTACTCGTTGACTTCCTGCGCGACCATCTTTCCTTCACCGGAACAAACATCGGCTGCGACACCAGCCAATGTGGAGCCTGCACCGTCCACATGGATGGCATGGCCGTGAAAGCCTGCACCGTCCTTGCCGTGCAGGCGGATGGGGCCAACATCACTACGATTGAAGGCCTGGCGCAAGATGGTCAACTGCATCCGATGCAGCAGGCATTCTGGGATAACCACGGCCTCCAGTGCGGCTACTGCACGCCCGGTATGATCATGGCCGCCGTCAAGTTGGTGGAAAACAACCCCAATCTCACCGAAGCCGACATCCGCCACGGCCTGGAAGGCAACATCTGCCGCTGCACGGGCTACGAAAACATCGTAAAGGCGATCCAGTCCGCCGCTGGCATTATGGCAGGAGGTGACTAA
- a CDS encoding carbon monoxide dehydrogenase subunit G yields the protein MNLEGNYTFANAPRTLVWDMFLDPVILAAIMPGCERLERVGENVFEGEMKLKVGPVQGVFQGVVELSHLNAPEIYHMKIKGKGPQGIVDGSGEVRLEETDAGTVMFYNGVAQVSGRIASVGQRLMDSSARAITRQSLQNLDAQVQARLQPQPAEPQVETIGPAPAAPPPLPAAAPLPPPSQRAFALGVAREVAQDLLPEDKSQRILFGLVGLAGVYLVFNLVVNWWARKLARHIVEEMKRQG from the coding sequence GTGAACCTAGAAGGCAACTACACTTTTGCCAACGCCCCCCGCACCCTCGTCTGGGACATGTTCCTCGACCCCGTCATCCTCGCTGCAATTATGCCCGGCTGCGAACGCCTGGAGCGCGTCGGCGAAAACGTCTTCGAAGGGGAAATGAAGCTGAAAGTAGGCCCCGTGCAAGGCGTCTTTCAAGGCGTCGTGGAACTTTCCCACCTCAACGCGCCGGAAATTTACCATATGAAAATCAAAGGCAAGGGGCCGCAAGGAATAGTTGATGGCAGCGGAGAAGTGCGCCTGGAGGAAACCGACGCAGGCACGGTCATGTTCTACAACGGAGTCGCCCAGGTTAGCGGGCGCATCGCCAGCGTCGGCCAGCGGTTGATGGACAGCTCGGCCAGAGCCATAACGCGCCAGAGCCTGCAAAACCTGGACGCGCAAGTGCAGGCGCGCCTACAACCACAACCGGCGGAACCTCAAGTCGAAACGATCGGCCCCGCTCCCGCCGCCCCTCCCCCCCTACCGGCGGCGGCCCCCCTGCCACCGCCTTCGCAAAGAGCGTTCGCCCTCGGCGTCGCCAGAGAAGTGGCCCAAGACCTGCTCCCGGAAGATAAAAGCCAGCGGATACTCTTCGGCCTGGTTGGCCTGGCAGGCGTGTATCTGGTGTTTAACCTGGTCGTCAATTGGTGGGCGCGGAAACTGGCGCGCCACATTGTGGAGGAGATGAAGCGGCAGGGTTAA
- a CDS encoding IS91 family transposase: MVTLADILRQHGPAYREKYGAKMLPSHWQAMRAIEQCRTQVLGGHVYRCPDCHDDYYRYHSCRNRHCPQCQHQTGQQWLEMQQALLLPVPTFLLTFTLPAALRPLARGNQRLLYDLLFRSAAAATQILAQDPRFVGGKIGMVGVLHTWGRNLSYHPHVHFLVPSGGWDSANQSWLPGKHNFFVPVKALSPIFRARFRDALRGSDLFGAVPTETWTDDWVVHCKPVGDGRAALRYLAPYIFRVAISNRRIIKLVEGQVTFRYRETDTGRWQTCQLSAEQFIHRFLQHVLPKGFVKVRYYGLFASCNRHYLTAIRQQMDEATTDPHRATAAPDTVTSEPPSCPTCGQQMQLLKRVPPRPWQPP; this comes from the coding sequence ATGGTAACATTGGCTGACATCCTGCGGCAGCATGGACCTGCCTACCGTGAAAAATATGGCGCAAAGATGTTGCCCTCCCATTGGCAAGCCATGCGGGCCATTGAGCAGTGCCGCACGCAGGTTTTGGGGGGACACGTTTATCGCTGTCCTGACTGCCACGATGACTACTATCGTTATCACTCCTGCCGCAACAGACATTGTCCCCAATGCCAACACCAGACGGGGCAGCAATGGCTGGAAATGCAACAAGCCCTGCTCTTGCCTGTGCCCACCTTCTTGCTCACCTTCACCCTGCCCGCCGCACTGCGCCCGCTGGCCCGCGGTAACCAACGTTTGCTCTATGACCTTCTCTTTCGCAGTGCGGCGGCAGCCACCCAAATATTGGCGCAAGACCCGCGCTTTGTCGGCGGCAAAATCGGCATGGTTGGGGTTCTCCATACTTGGGGACGCAACTTAAGCTACCATCCCCACGTTCATTTTCTCGTTCCTTCTGGCGGCTGGGACAGTGCCAACCAGAGTTGGTTGCCGGGCAAGCACAACTTCTTTGTCCCCGTCAAGGCACTGTCCCCTATCTTTCGCGCCAGGTTCCGTGATGCGCTACGGGGAAGTGACTTATTTGGCGCTGTTCCCACTGAGACGTGGACAGACGATTGGGTTGTACACTGCAAACCGGTCGGCGATGGTCGCGCCGCCTTGCGCTATCTGGCTCCCTATATCTTTCGTGTGGCTATCAGTAACCGGCGCATCATCAAGTTGGTTGAGGGTCAGGTCACTTTTCGCTACCGGGAAACGGACACCGGTCGTTGGCAAACGTGCCAACTGTCAGCAGAGCAGTTCATCCACCGCTTTCTACAGCACGTTTTGCCCAAAGGCTTTGTCAAAGTGCGCTACTATGGCCTGTTTGCGTCCTGCAACCGTCATTACTTGACGGCGATCAGACAACAGATGGATGAGGCCACAACGGACCCGCACCGGGCCACAGCCGCGCCGGATACCGTCACATCAGAGCCGCCATCCTGTCCTACTTGTGGACAGCAAATGCAGTTGCTCAAAAGAGTGCCCCCTCGTCCCTGGCAACCGCCCTAA
- a CDS encoding site-specific integrase, with amino-acid sequence MTVLRQRMLADMQLRGLAVKTQEAYLRAVRQLAEYYHKSPDQIDEEEIRAYFLYLKNEKKASRSACTIALCGLKFFYQRTLQREWGVFDLMRPAKEQKLPVILSQEEVSAILNHVRLPQYRACLSTLYACGLRLQEGTHLRVEDVDSARMTLWVRQGKGNKDRGVPLPQPTLALLRRHWSSHRHPILMFPARNAADATKPVGDSSVQRAFKAALQASGIQKPATVHTLRHSWATHLLDGGINLRLIQQWLGHRSLQTTARYLHLTRPAAERAGVVINQLMGEVFTPLPEGPW; translated from the coding sequence ATGACCGTTTTACGACAACGCATGTTGGCCGACATGCAATTGCGTGGCCTGGCCGTCAAGACGCAAGAAGCGTATCTACGCGCCGTGCGTCAGTTGGCGGAATATTACCACAAATCGCCCGACCAGATAGACGAGGAGGAAATACGGGCCTACTTCCTCTATCTGAAAAACGAAAAGAAAGCCTCCCGCAGCGCTTGCACGATTGCCCTCTGTGGACTCAAGTTTTTCTATCAGCGGACGCTACAACGAGAGTGGGGCGTCTTCGACCTGATGCGACCAGCCAAAGAGCAGAAGCTGCCAGTCATTCTCAGTCAGGAGGAAGTCAGCGCCATCCTCAATCACGTTCGCCTGCCGCAGTACCGGGCCTGTCTGAGTACGCTCTACGCTTGTGGCCTGCGTCTGCAAGAAGGTACTCACCTGCGGGTGGAGGACGTCGACAGCGCCAGGATGACGCTCTGGGTCCGCCAGGGGAAAGGAAACAAAGACCGTGGCGTCCCTTTGCCGCAGCCGACACTGGCGCTGCTGCGCCGCCACTGGTCAAGCCACCGTCACCCCATTTTGATGTTTCCGGCGCGTAACGCTGCCGATGCGACAAAGCCTGTGGGCGACAGCAGCGTGCAGCGGGCCTTCAAGGCGGCGTTACAAGCAAGTGGCATTCAGAAGCCGGCCACGGTGCATACCCTGCGTCATTCCTGGGCTACCCACCTGTTGGACGGCGGCATCAATCTGCGTCTGATTCAGCAGTGGCTGGGCCACCGCTCGCTGCAGACCACCGCGCGTTATCTGCATCTGACCCGCCCGGCCGCGGAACGAGCAGGCGTCGTCATCAACCAACTGATGGGCGAAGTGTTTACGCCGTTGCCGGAGGGGCCATGGTAA
- a CDS encoding IS91 family transposase yields the protein MVTLADILRQHGPAYREKYGAKMLPSHWQAMRAIEQCRTQVLGGHVYRCPDCAHDDYRYHSCRNRHCPQCQHQTGQQWLEMQQALLLPVPTFLLTFTLPAALRPLARGNQRLLYDLLFRSAAAATQILAQDPRFVGGKIGMVGVLHTWGRNLSYHPHVHFLVPSGGWDSANQSWLPGKHNFFVPVKALSPIFRARFRDALRGSDLFGAVPTETWTDDWVVHCKPVGDGRAALRYLAPYIFRVAISNRRIIKLVEGQVTFRYRETDTGRWQTCQLSAEQFIHRFLQHVLPKGFVKVRYYGLFASCNRHYLTAIRQQMDEATTDPHRATAAPDTVTSEPPSCPTCGRQMQLLKRVPPRPWQPP from the coding sequence ATGGTGACGTTGGCCGACATCCTGCGGCAGCATGGACCTGCCTACCGTGAAAAATATGGCGCAAAGATGTTGCCCTCCCATTGGCAAGCCATGCGCGCCATTGAGCAGTGCCGCACGCAGGTTTTGGGGGGACACGTTTATCGCTGTCCTGACTGTGCCCACGATGACTACCGTTATCACTCCTGCCGCAACAGACATTGTCCCCAATGCCAACACCAGACGGGGCAGCAATGGCTGGAAATGCAACAAGCCCTGCTCTTGCCTGTGCCCACCTTCTTGCTCACCTTCACCCTGCCCGCCGCACTGCGCCCGCTGGCCCGCGGTAACCAACGTTTGCTCTATGACCTTCTCTTTCGCAGTGCGGCGGCAGCCACCCAAATATTGGCGCAAGACCCGCGCTTTGTCGGCGGCAAAATCGGCATGGTTGGGGTTCTCCATACTTGGGGACGCAACTTAAGCTACCATCCCCACGTTCATTTTCTCGTTCCTTCTGGCGGCTGGGACAGTGCCAACCAGAGTTGGTTGCCGGGCAAGCACAACTTCTTTGTCCCCGTCAAGGCACTGTCCCCTATCTTTCGCGCCAGGTTCCGTGATGCGCTACGGGGAAGCGACTTATTTGGCGCTGTTCCCACTGAGACGTGGACAGACGATTGGGTTGTACACTGCAAACCGGTCGGCGATGGTCGCGCCGCCTTGCGCTATCTGGCCCCTTACATCTTTCGCGTGGCTATCAGCAACCGCCGCATCATCAAGTTGGTTGAGGGTCAGGTCACTTTTCGCTACCGGGAAACGGACACCGGTCGTTGGCAAACGTGCCAACTGTCAGCAGAGCAGTTCATCCACCGCTTTCTACAGCACGTTTTGCCCAAAGGCTTTGTCAAAGTACGCTATTATGGCCTGTTTGCGTCCTGCAACCGTCATTACTTGACGGCGATCAGACAACAGATGGATGAGGCCACAACGGACCCGCACCGGGCCACAGCCGCACCGGATACCGTCACATCAGAGCCGCCATCCTGTCCTACTTGTGGACGGCAAATGCAGTTGCTCAAAAGAGTGCCCCCTCGTCCCTGGCAACCGCCCTAA
- a CDS encoding site-specific integrase: MTVLRQRMLADMQLRGLAVKTQEAYLRAVRQLAEYYHKSPDQIDEEEIRAYFLYLKNEKKASRSACTIALCGLKFFYQRTLQREWGVFDLVRPAKEQKLPVILSQEEVSAILNHVRLPQYRACLSTLYACGLRLQEGTHLRVEDVDSARMTLWVRQGKGNKDRGVPLPQLTLALLRRHWSSHRHPILMFPARNAADATKPVGDSSVQRAFKAALQASGIQKPATVHTLRHSWATHLLDGGINLRLIQQWLGHRSLQTTARYLHLTRPAAERAGVVINQLMDAVFAPMQEEPW, translated from the coding sequence ATGACCGTTTTACGACAACGCATGTTGGCCGACATGCAATTGCGTGGTCTGGCCGTCAAGACGCAAGAAGCGTATCTACGCGCCGTGCGTCAGTTGGCGGAATATTACCACAAATCGCCCGACCAGATAGACGAGGAGGAAATACGGGCCTACTTCCTCTATCTGAAAAACGAAAAGAAAGCCTCCCGCAGCGCTTGCACGATTGCCCTCTGTGGACTCAAGTTTTTCTATCAGCGGACGCTACAACGAGAGTGGGGCGTCTTCGACCTGGTGCGACCAGCCAAAGAGCAGAAGCTGCCAGTCATTCTCAGTCAGGAGGAAGTCAGCGCCATCCTCAATCACGTTCGCCTGCCGCAGTACCGGGCCTGTCTGAGTACGCTCTACGCTTGTGGCCTGCGTCTGCAAGAAGGTACTCACCTGCGGGTGGAGGACGTCGACAGCGCCAGGATGACGCTCTGGGTCCGCCAGGGGAAAGGAAACAAAGACCGTGGCGTCCCTTTGCCGCAACTAACACTGGCGCTGCTGCGCCGCCACTGGTCAAGCCACCGTCACCCCATTTTGATGTTTCCGGCGCGTAACGCTGCCGATGCGACAAAGCCTGTGGGCGACAGCAGCGTGCAGCGGGCCTTCAAGGCGGCGTTACAAGCAAGTGGCATTCAGAAGCCGGCCACGGTGCATACCCTGCGCCATTCCTGGGCTACCCACCTGTTGGACGGCGGCATCAATCTGCGTCTGATTCAGCAGTGGCTGGGCCACCGCTCGCTGCAGACCACCGCGCGTTATCTGCATCTGACCCGCCCGGCCGCGGAACGAGCAGGCGTCGTCATCAACCAACTGATGGATGCAGTGTTCGCACCGATGCAGGAGGAGCCATGGTGA